From Brassica oleracea var. oleracea cultivar TO1000 chromosome C3, BOL, whole genome shotgun sequence, a single genomic window includes:
- the LOC106334636 gene encoding uncharacterized protein LOC106334636, with translation MYSIHVKVNIIFSHKKKNYIAVMFFSSDHPKHEFEESQQCISRGAICYLCKNKFSLVEESSNAFYCCQGCGSSFHKDCLTVTYPKCHEHTLTFIRRKIPFPCDVCGQKFPDEMYGCLQCDFFVNRHCIYLPKVIKITRHSHRLSHVLRMSDGDKVCGICRSLVDVGYGGYSCIDKTCNYFAHFDCIIRLNVWDGKDVEGEEVAASEVDDVAPLLLVEDIDGESTWRHFSHDHDLLRVVEEQESEELCQACILPTYKTGKFLRCKECDFALHETCASLPRKMAHGLHVHPLTLHVETGDGFFICSVCNQYSCGLMSYKCNQKDCGFKMDVRCASFVEPFNHTALPHDPFYLGVDFNEYIYRCYGCRQRSRFTARCVQGSIDFDFKCLNLPGQVEYKCDDHPLTLYYDHEGHSSGWCEICEEIIEKRRIIYTCRHCFTTLHVDCILGKYPYLKCGNRIKVNGFEVKISSNDGASRPICQTCHRICQDKQVFNGKDQVCFCSIKCIPSQACS, from the coding sequence ATGTATTCAATACACGTAAAAGTTAATATAATTTTTTCTCATAAGAAAAAAAACTACATTGCCGTGATGTTCTTCAGCTCTGATCACCCTAAACACGAATTTGAAGAATCTCAGCAGTGCATATCTAGAGGTGCAATTTGCTATCTTTGTAAAAACAAGTTTTCTTTGGTGGAGGAGTCGTCAAACGCCTTTTATTGTTGTCAAGGATGTGGATCCAGTTTCCACAAGGATTGTCTCACGGTAACTTATCCAAAGTGCCATGAGCATACACTAACCTTCATTCGTCGGAAGATTCCCTTCCCTTGTGATGTTTGTGGGCAAAAGTTTCCCGATGAGATGTACGGATGTTTACAGTGCGATTTCTTTGTAAATAGACATTGTATATACCTACCAAAGGTTATAAAGATCACACGTCACTCGCACCGTCTCTCTCACGTTCTCCGCATGTCTGATGGCGACAAAGTTTGTGGAATTTGTCGGTCTCTAGTTGATGTTGGGTATGGAGGATATTCTTGTATTGACAAGACATGCAATTATTTTGCACATTTTGATTGTATTATTCGCCTCAATGTGTGGGATGGCAAAGACGTTGAAGGAGAAGAGGTTGCTGCCTCTGAAGTTGATGATGTTGCGCCCTTGTTGTTGGTGGAGGATATAGATGGAGAATCAACATGGCGTCATTTTAGCCATGACCATGACCTATTGAGAGTAGTGGAAGAGCAAGAAAGTGAGGAGTTATGTCAAGCATGCATACTTCCCACTTATAAAACCGGTAAGTTCTTGCGTTGCAAGGAGTGCGACTTTGCTCTCCACGAAACGTGCGCCAGTCTTCCTCGGAAGATGGCGCACGGGTTACATGTCCATCCCCTAACTCTACATGTCGAAACCGGGGATGGATTCTTCATTTGTTCTGTGTGCAATCAATACTCTTGTGGACTCATGTCGTACAAATGCAACCAAAAAGATTGTGGATTCAAAATGGACGTAAGGTGTGCTTCTTTTGTTGAGCCATTCAACCATACTGCTCTCCCACATGATCCATTCTATCTGGGAGTAGACTTTAACGAATACATTTACCGGTGTTACGGTTGCAGGCAACGTTCAAGGTTCACAGCAAGATGTGTCCAAGGCAGCATCGACTTTGACTTCAAATGCCTGAATTTACCAGGACAGGTGGAATACAAGTGTGACGACCATCCACTCACCTTATACTATGATCATGAAGGTCATAGCAGTGGGTGGTGTGAGATATGTGAAGAAATTATAGAGAAAAGACGAATTATCTACACCTGCCGCCATTGCTTCACCACTCTACATGTTGACTGCATCTTAGGGAAATACCCTTATTTGAAATGTGGCAATAGGATCAAAGTGAATGGCTTCGAGGTTAAGATTTCTTCAAACGATGGTGCTTCTCGCCCCATTTGTCAAACCTGTCACCGTATTTGCCAAGACAAACAGGTTTTCAATGGAAAAGATCAAGTATGCTTCTGTTCTATCAAGTGTATTCCTTCCCAAGCTTGTTCTTAG
- the LOC106330196 gene encoding uncharacterized protein LOC106330196 produces MEKIQSCVFDSFYVSIITLLVNNTIIAESFSSLFVSLQSTLSKATGSSVDHMTCFGDAAGRLQETALDASTKGNRYINSCLRLNEEIKGVDTLAAQLKHLGRNLDVLDTAVNKLLRPP; encoded by the exons ATGGAGAAAATTCAGAGTTGTGTGTTCG ATTCTTTCTATGTATCCATCATCACACTACTTGTCAACAATACTATAATCGCGGAGAGCTTCTCGTCTCTCTTCGTTTCCCTCCAATCGACTCTTTCTAAG GCTACAGGAAGCTCAGTTGATCACATGACTTGCTTTGGAGATGCAGCTGGACGCCTTCAGGAAACCG CTCTAGATGCATCCACAAAAGGGAACCGCTACATCAACTCTTGCCTCAG ACTAAACGAGGAAATTAAAGGCGTTGATACTCTGGCGGCTCAGTT AAAGCACCTGGGGAGAAATTTGGATGTTCTTGACACGGCTGTGAACAAGCTTCTCCGTCCACCATGA
- the LOC106334641 gene encoding protein yippee-like At3g11230: MGRLFLVELEGKSYCCRHCKTDIALCDDVVSKSFQSRHGKAYLFSKVANVYTGKKEDRMMMTGVHTVFDIYCVKCGSYVGWRYEFAFEKSQKYKEGKSVLERYKVWGPDGNNYWVAQEVEAGDSDTDD, from the exons ATGGGGAGATTGTTCTTGGTGGAATTGGAAGGCAAGTCCTACTGTTGTCGTCACTGCAAAACTGATATAGCCCTCTGCGATGATGTCGTCTCCAAG TCTTTTCAATCACGCCATGGGAAAGCTTACCTCTTCAGTAAGGT AGCGAATGTGTATACTGGGAAGAAGGAAGATAGGATGATGATGACTGGAGTGCACACCGTTTTCGATATTTACTGCGTCAAATGCGGCTCTTATGTTGGATGGAGATAT GAGTTTGCTTTTGAGAAGAGCCAAAAGTACAAGGAAGGCAAATCTGTTCTCGAAAG GTACAAGGTTTGGGGTCCGGATGGGAACAATTACTGGGTGGCTCAAGAAGTTGAAGCTGGAGATAGTGATACTGATGATTGA